Proteins found in one Mucilaginibacter gracilis genomic segment:
- a CDS encoding RsmD family RNA methyltransferase, producing the protein MEKECEGKVLNLFCGPTRLALNEIRNDLNPDMPADHHLDALEFLRTWNGERFNTILLDPPYAYRKSMTMYQGMVCSPFRQLKDAIPGCLYPDGLVITFGYHSVVMGRNRQFELEKIALFSHGGAIHDTIASIERYVPAQLKLSLT; encoded by the coding sequence GTGGAAAAGGAATGCGAAGGGAAAGTGCTGAACCTGTTTTGCGGCCCCACCCGTTTGGCCCTCAATGAAATTCGGAACGACCTCAACCCGGACATGCCAGCCGATCACCACCTCGACGCGCTCGAATTTCTGCGCACCTGGAACGGAGAAAGATTTAATACCATTCTGCTTGACCCGCCGTATGCCTACCGTAAAAGCATGACCATGTACCAGGGCATGGTATGCAGTCCGTTCAGGCAGCTTAAAGATGCTATTCCAGGTTGTCTGTATCCGGATGGGTTGGTGATCACCTTCGGATACCATTCGGTGGTCATGGGCAGAAACCGCCAGTTTGAACTGGAAAAGATCGCTTTGTTCAGTCATGGCGGCGCGATTCATGATACCATCGCCAGTATTGAGCGGTATGTTCCGGCGCAGTTAAAACTATCTCTTACTTAA
- a CDS encoding type IV secretion system DNA-binding domain-containing protein yields MEETHEQHKLHGFMQCAIYFSIALEASLFIYLKAPFWGFFAKALIKISHIAIYHELVYSKLSTLLLICLVSIGTLAKKETDLDPKKHIVYPLTAGLLLFFGSLLLYNRPSALAFAYTSWCNLFYMVCSFAGALVTSLAMDNVSKLIRSGLGKDVWNVEGESFMQPTVPVNTRYSVNIPMQFYFKGKVRDGWINIVNPFRGTLLIGTPGSGKSYGIVNSFIRQMIAKEFSAAIYDFKHPDLGKIAYYQYLLAKQQGKCKKHSFHVINLTDVERSRRVNPWRSEYLRTLADASESAEGLVEAMKKGDRSSGSDQFFTQSAINFLSACVYFFSKYNGGKYSSYPHVLAFLNRSYDEIFTTLFTEPELTSLLSPFRSAYQMRAFDQLEGQVGTLKIFISRLATKETFWVFSGDDFNLKISDKENPGILVLANDPATQSINSACYSVIMNRVTQVINSKGNNPVGLLIDEAPTLYTHKIENLISQARSNLSAVLLGLQELPQLNQQYGKDTAATITSVVGNLLSGSVRNKETLEWLERLLGKNKQIGEGLSIDRNKTSTSLNEKLESLIPAGKIASLNTGEMVGLIAADVQEIFTGRFETSAINCRVNLDRREIEAEEANYKDLPVYYDFAGKKDEILLQNFFKINREVEEIIKQFKPAVPPPVPPANKGSMNITYKKKNH; encoded by the coding sequence ATGGAGGAAACCCATGAGCAACATAAGCTGCATGGCTTTATGCAGTGCGCTATTTATTTTTCTATAGCACTCGAAGCCAGCTTGTTTATTTATCTGAAAGCCCCGTTTTGGGGCTTTTTTGCTAAAGCGTTAATCAAGATCAGCCATATCGCGATCTATCATGAATTGGTTTACAGCAAGCTGTCCACGCTGCTACTGATCTGCCTGGTCAGTATTGGCACACTGGCCAAAAAGGAAACCGACCTTGACCCCAAAAAGCACATCGTTTATCCCTTAACTGCCGGGCTGCTTTTATTCTTCGGCAGCCTGCTGTTATACAATCGTCCGTCCGCGCTGGCCTTTGCCTATACCAGCTGGTGCAATCTCTTTTATATGGTTTGTTCATTTGCAGGGGCATTGGTGACCAGCCTGGCGATGGACAATGTTTCCAAACTCATCCGTTCCGGTTTGGGCAAGGATGTGTGGAACGTCGAAGGTGAAAGCTTTATGCAGCCGACCGTTCCGGTGAATACGCGCTATTCGGTCAATATCCCAATGCAGTTCTACTTTAAAGGTAAGGTCAGGGACGGCTGGATCAATATTGTCAACCCCTTCCGTGGAACACTGCTGATCGGCACGCCCGGTTCCGGGAAGTCTTACGGCATCGTTAATTCGTTTATCCGGCAGATGATTGCTAAGGAGTTTTCGGCGGCCATCTACGATTTCAAGCACCCAGATCTCGGAAAGATCGCTTATTACCAATACCTCTTGGCCAAACAGCAAGGCAAATGTAAAAAGCACAGTTTCCACGTCATTAATCTGACTGACGTGGAGCGAAGCCGAAGGGTGAACCCCTGGCGCAGCGAGTACCTGCGGACACTGGCAGATGCTTCAGAAAGTGCAGAAGGTTTGGTCGAAGCGATGAAGAAGGGTGACCGGAGCAGCGGCAGTGACCAGTTCTTCACACAATCTGCCATTAACTTCTTATCTGCCTGCGTTTATTTCTTCAGCAAGTACAACGGAGGAAAATATTCCAGCTACCCGCATGTACTGGCTTTTCTGAACCGCTCTTACGATGAGATTTTTACCACGCTGTTTACTGAACCGGAACTGACCTCGTTATTGTCGCCCTTCCGCAGTGCCTACCAGATGCGGGCCTTTGATCAATTGGAAGGCCAGGTCGGCACCCTGAAGATATTTATCAGCCGTCTGGCGACTAAAGAAACCTTTTGGGTGTTCTCCGGCGATGACTTTAACCTGAAAATATCGGACAAGGAAAATCCGGGCATCCTGGTTTTAGCCAATGATCCGGCCACGCAGAGCATTAACTCAGCCTGCTACTCGGTCATCATGAACCGCGTCACCCAGGTCATTAATTCCAAAGGGAATAACCCGGTCGGACTGCTCATTGATGAAGCGCCAACGTTGTATACGCACAAGATCGAGAACCTGATCTCACAGGCAAGGAGCAATCTTTCAGCGGTATTATTAGGCTTGCAGGAATTGCCGCAGCTTAACCAACAATACGGTAAAGATACCGCAGCCACCATCACCTCGGTAGTTGGCAACCTATTGTCCGGTTCAGTGCGCAACAAGGAAACGTTGGAGTGGCTGGAAAGGTTATTGGGCAAAAATAAGCAGATCGGCGAAGGATTGTCCATCGACCGCAACAAGACCAGCACCTCGCTGAACGAGAAGCTGGAATCCCTGATACCTGCCGGTAAGATCGCTTCGCTGAATACAGGGGAAATGGTGGGGCTGATCGCCGCTGACGTACAGGAGATCTTTACCGGAAGGTTTGAAACCTCTGCCATCAATTGCCGGGTAAACCTGGACCGCAGGGAGATCGAAGCTGAAGAAGCCAACTACAAAGACCTGCCTGTGTACTATGACTTCGCTGGCAAAAAGGACGAAATCCTTTTACAGAACTTCTTTAAGATCAACCGGGAGGTCGAGGAAATTATAAAGCAGTTCAAACCTGCCGTGCCACCACCGGTGCCGCCCGCCAACAAAGGCAGCATGAACATAACCTACAAGAAAAAGAATCATTAA
- a CDS encoding M23 family metallopeptidase — MAAAHDSSRIVSALPLRSLQVTSGFGYRIHPVTGLKQFHNGVDLRAHQDTVFAVMDGMVVQSGYDRLLGFYIKVAHAMHLISIYGHLSVPWVFSGETVTMGQTLGLTGCSGRTTGEHLHFSILYSGRYIDPLQFLSKILITPQSKIQYDTANF; from the coding sequence ATGGCTGCCGCCCATGATAGCAGCCGTATTGTATCCGCGCTGCCTTTACGGTCATTACAGGTTACATCCGGCTTTGGCTACCGCATCCACCCGGTAACCGGCTTAAAACAGTTTCATAACGGCGTAGATCTTCGGGCGCACCAGGACACAGTTTTTGCCGTGATGGACGGCATGGTCGTTCAATCCGGTTATGACCGCTTATTGGGGTTCTACATCAAGGTCGCCCATGCCATGCATTTAATCAGCATTTACGGACATTTATCCGTTCCCTGGGTGTTTTCCGGTGAAACGGTCACAATGGGCCAAACTCTCGGCCTGACGGGGTGCAGTGGCCGAACGACCGGCGAACATCTGCACTTCAGCATTCTTTACAGCGGGCGATATATCGACCCGCTTCAATTCCTTTCCAAAATTTTAATAACACCACAATCAAAAATCCAATATGATACAGCAAATTTTTAA
- a CDS encoding DUF4099 domain-containing protein → MIQQIFNEDELPMADLEKIGLARGGRLLLETEDLQALVSGRRTNMLRLKSLSGDGLQIPELDAKLSLKPNESGNLDLLVHPIYREPQFPDFLTDTEAEELERGQAVSIWKLVKDENNQTRDILIEFDQETKEFIITDTEKILIPDLVNNEYLTPEQKERYRKGKEVEISDGTKLQFSGTERQGVRSNRLALVASIIVDGGVSYMLYQGLNALFGKKRDEKESEQFSVGYEQALRDMEANKNALAQYESNSRDNLRKFSR, encoded by the coding sequence ATGATACAGCAAATTTTTAACGAAGATGAGCTGCCTATGGCAGACCTCGAAAAGATCGGGCTGGCCAGGGGAGGCCGCCTGTTACTGGAAACTGAAGACCTGCAAGCATTGGTATCGGGCAGGAGAACCAATATGCTGCGATTGAAAAGCCTTTCCGGCGATGGACTGCAAATCCCTGAACTGGATGCCAAACTCTCCTTAAAACCCAATGAAAGCGGTAACCTTGATCTGCTGGTGCATCCCATTTACCGGGAACCTCAATTCCCGGATTTTTTGACGGATACGGAGGCCGAAGAACTTGAAAGAGGCCAGGCAGTGAGTATCTGGAAACTGGTCAAGGACGAAAATAACCAGACCAGGGATATACTGATCGAGTTTGACCAGGAGACCAAAGAATTTATCATCACCGACACCGAGAAAATCCTGATACCTGACCTGGTTAACAATGAGTACTTAACCCCTGAGCAAAAAGAGCGGTACCGTAAAGGCAAGGAAGTTGAAATATCAGATGGTACAAAACTTCAATTTTCCGGTACGGAAAGGCAAGGTGTCCGCTCTAACCGGTTGGCATTAGTCGCCTCGATCATTGTTGACGGCGGTGTGTCTTATATGCTTTACCAAGGGTTGAATGCGCTGTTTGGCAAGAAACGTGACGAAAAGGAATCTGAGCAGTTCAGCGTAGGGTATGAGCAGGCCTTGCGGGATATGGAGGCTAACAAAAATGCACTGGCGCAATACGAAAGCAATAGCCGCGATAACTTACGGAAGTTCAGCCGCTGA
- a CDS encoding PH domain-containing protein, with amino-acid sequence METLTFRPHPFYALAKTAPVLVIAALVSILGYYIHPLFILPGIGTCLYGWYRYFYICAIKYVLDAHALQTSCGLFSKRIDSLALFRVKDYVITQSLLMRIAGLMNMTLISTDVTNNTLTMYGIAYHPELVDQLGEAVRAARQNNKILELG; translated from the coding sequence ATGGAAACATTAACATTCCGGCCACATCCGTTTTATGCATTAGCTAAAACTGCGCCTGTCCTGGTGATTGCTGCATTGGTTAGCATATTGGGCTATTATATACATCCGTTGTTCATCTTACCAGGTATTGGGACTTGCTTATATGGATGGTACAGGTACTTCTATATTTGTGCGATTAAATACGTATTGGATGCCCATGCGCTGCAAACAAGTTGTGGTTTATTCAGTAAGCGGATTGATAGCTTAGCGTTGTTCCGTGTCAAGGATTATGTGATTACCCAATCGCTTCTGATGCGTATTGCAGGATTAATGAATATGACGTTGATCAGTACGGATGTGACCAATAATACGCTTACGATGTACGGCATAGCCTATCATCCGGAATTGGTTGATCAGCTTGGCGAGGCGGTACGGGCCGCAAGGCAAAACAATAAAATTTTAGAATTGGGCTAA
- a CDS encoding restriction endonuclease, with translation MGAIVCTVKNFLDTIIDIVGIKSGILLSRMTVIDILKGRDPDFDLLEEEFDQGIRIRSETYEDHIRYVRVKIGNLKPEMQHPFLWADRLVELDREGHQAFPVLKAFSESTRKYPGQKIDPNDIIRDILEMLPGTPLELVIGVIQIWVDHQQQSHHISRPEEEEWDGGTPLEQLFNCEIKSAENFMDQKFLDYIAANADELQKMHWRNFERFCAEFFNRLGYQIQLGPGGSDGGIDIRAFDPNDNSKPLIIIQCKRYKEGHQVGIETVKAFYTDVEFEQAQLGMIVTTSEIAPGGKKVCEARKYPLTFAELEEVKQWAKTMSKNA, from the coding sequence ATGGGCGCAATTGTATGTACAGTCAAGAATTTCTTGGATACCATTATCGATATTGTCGGCATCAAATCGGGTATCCTGCTGTCCCGAATGACAGTGATCGATATCCTAAAAGGCCGCGATCCCGATTTTGATTTGCTGGAGGAGGAATTTGACCAGGGTATACGTATCAGGAGTGAAACCTATGAGGATCATATTCGCTATGTACGGGTCAAGATCGGAAACCTGAAACCGGAAATGCAGCATCCTTTTCTTTGGGCTGACCGGCTAGTGGAGCTGGATAGAGAAGGCCATCAGGCCTTCCCGGTATTAAAAGCTTTTTCTGAATCTACTCGCAAATATCCGGGGCAAAAGATTGACCCTAACGATATCATCCGTGACATTCTGGAAATGCTCCCTGGTACGCCGTTAGAACTCGTTATTGGGGTAATACAAATATGGGTAGACCATCAACAGCAAAGTCATCATATATCCCGGCCGGAAGAAGAAGAATGGGACGGCGGTACCCCACTGGAACAGCTGTTTAATTGTGAAATTAAATCAGCAGAAAATTTCATGGATCAAAAATTCCTTGATTATATCGCTGCAAACGCCGACGAGTTGCAAAAGATGCATTGGCGAAATTTTGAACGATTCTGCGCTGAATTCTTTAACCGGCTAGGTTATCAAATTCAACTTGGTCCAGGAGGAAGTGACGGCGGTATTGATATTCGCGCGTTTGATCCCAACGATAATAGCAAACCCTTGATTATTATCCAATGCAAGCGTTATAAAGAAGGCCACCAAGTAGGAATTGAAACGGTAAAAGCATTTTATACCGATGTGGAATTTGAGCAGGCACAACTGGGGATGATCGTTACGACCTCTGAGATCGCACCCGGTGGTAAAAAAGTATGCGAAGCCCGGAAGTACCCGCTTACCTTCGCTGAACTGGAAGAAGTTAAACAATGGGCAAAAACGATGAGCAAAAATGCCTGA
- a CDS encoding YobI family P-loop NTPase, with translation MSVKKYLKKCISTILVYIIQGLKLLNERFTGNAFLPNPNSFEDLTPVGNADEDLVYAKTLSWALDNPNIRNLALTGPYGSGKSSILKTFELKHPEYKYLNISLASFDEISADDEQDRKRIEISILQQIFYRVSGQQMPDSRFKRIKATKNGYLLFQAIWLLFCVIAGIFLFKPTFFDRISWWPAFKLKNNDLLVYLSGSIFLTGVALILKNLLRNYNSARFHKLNLTSGEIELAGDVDASILNKHLDEILYFFEKTGYNVIALEDLDRFEDPEKLFSKLRELNNIINNSSQINHKVTFVYALKDDVFINDERTKFFDFFIPVIPVINSSNSGELLLKKFQFAKAQGKLTDNFLMNVTFFIEDMRQLKNVFNEYIIYKNKLKLNLTEEKLFSMILYKNFYPTDFANLNVNKGLIYGSFDNKREIVNGMIITINEQIANARTTITELEGIHLLDLNELRSVYLYALIKALPDSYRFDLGGNSYTIAQLNEDSVFDALTKENNIKTITVQYGGWRNSNLSFKTVENTIDPKRSYQDRIKQVSLKFNQETEKLKQQIGKWQEEIANLEHLKLADIIERNPEAAILPELEKERILIYLLRHGYIDETYQSYISHFYEGTITRTDMEFVFSVKNHLRLPADYDLVKIDQLIKKLQPSEFRQREVLNYQFVDFLAENNLTYKTELLTVVKQLSDKQPVSLKFIDDYLRIGKLTGVFFKALCKQWPDIWDELNTTSNFTKERLDDYLKLIVKFADTSDLKELNKSGRLKKSIQDHSQFLTLFPTIEDDGQIKKMLKELSIKFRDLEFIASRKELFDHIYQQSYYEINETMIQTIISHYADQSKTYDLVKANYSAIRNSGCELLNNYIGANINEYLGMVLFSLPDNTLEAEQFYLELLNNNDIEPDDKISLIEKIETSVSTLTSVDPSLWGALLEHVRVLPTWKNVSLRFLETSSLDGTLLEYLDTPSVYGALASKRMLTIGTDAPTNEQIAVAILTEDRLSDSAYAKLIAGIPWTWNSLNMEKVSASKVNILLQVKKVNMTLANYQTLKTHFDGKNVHLVENDFVNYKKLKAQISFDESDYRLLYASQVLTGAQKKMLLTDMNVDLINSNRLGELITTVVYKQRMLPLAYPLLVKLISFNNNTKIKVELLNQHLQSIDNAQLTTLLNALHGNYAKITERGKQPSLPGTPENWALANFLDSSDYVSSIKPIKDHIVINTWRK, from the coding sequence ATGTCAGTAAAGAAATATTTAAAAAAATGCATTAGTACTATTCTAGTCTATATTATTCAAGGTTTAAAACTCCTCAATGAAAGATTTACCGGGAATGCTTTTTTGCCCAATCCTAATTCATTTGAGGACCTTACACCTGTTGGGAATGCTGATGAGGACCTCGTATATGCCAAAACCCTCTCTTGGGCGTTGGACAATCCTAATATTCGAAATTTAGCACTAACCGGACCTTATGGCTCAGGCAAGAGTAGCATCTTGAAAACATTTGAGCTTAAACACCCCGAGTATAAATACCTAAATATATCACTGGCCTCCTTTGATGAGATTTCTGCGGACGATGAACAAGACCGGAAGCGGATTGAGATCAGCATTCTTCAACAGATCTTTTACCGGGTAAGTGGCCAGCAAATGCCGGACTCACGCTTTAAACGAATCAAAGCCACAAAAAATGGCTATTTGTTATTTCAGGCGATTTGGTTGCTATTTTGTGTAATAGCCGGAATCTTTCTTTTTAAACCGACTTTCTTCGATCGGATTTCCTGGTGGCCTGCATTTAAGTTAAAAAACAATGACCTGCTAGTTTACTTATCCGGAAGCATTTTTCTGACTGGCGTAGCGTTGATTTTAAAAAATTTGTTACGCAATTACAACAGTGCCCGTTTCCATAAACTGAACTTGACTAGTGGCGAGATTGAATTGGCAGGCGATGTCGATGCATCGATTCTCAACAAACACTTGGACGAGATTTTGTATTTTTTCGAAAAAACAGGTTATAATGTGATAGCCCTGGAGGATCTGGACCGTTTCGAAGATCCGGAGAAGCTATTCTCTAAATTGCGGGAGCTTAACAACATCATCAACAATTCAAGTCAGATCAATCATAAAGTGACTTTCGTTTACGCCTTAAAAGATGATGTATTTATCAATGATGAGCGAACTAAATTTTTCGATTTTTTTATACCGGTCATACCGGTGATCAATTCCTCCAACTCCGGTGAGCTTTTGTTAAAGAAGTTCCAGTTTGCCAAAGCACAAGGCAAGCTGACCGATAATTTTTTGATGAATGTTACTTTTTTCATTGAAGACATGCGACAGCTTAAAAATGTATTCAATGAATATATCATTTATAAAAATAAATTAAAATTGAACCTTACCGAGGAGAAGCTTTTCAGCATGATCCTTTATAAAAATTTCTATCCCACAGATTTCGCGAATTTGAACGTCAATAAGGGACTGATTTACGGGAGTTTTGATAATAAACGGGAGATAGTTAATGGTATGATTATAACCATTAATGAACAAATCGCAAACGCCCGTACCACGATCACTGAATTAGAAGGCATTCACCTGTTAGATCTGAATGAGCTGCGCAGCGTATACTTATATGCCTTAATCAAAGCACTACCAGACTCGTACCGTTTCGATCTGGGGGGAAACAGCTATACGATCGCGCAACTGAATGAGGACAGTGTCTTCGATGCGCTAACCAAAGAGAACAATATCAAGACGATCACCGTACAATATGGTGGCTGGCGAAATTCCAACCTATCCTTTAAAACAGTTGAAAATACAATCGATCCAAAACGCAGTTATCAGGACCGAATAAAACAAGTGTCTTTAAAATTCAACCAGGAAACTGAAAAATTAAAACAGCAGATCGGCAAATGGCAAGAGGAAATCGCTAACCTGGAACACTTGAAATTGGCTGACATTATTGAGCGAAATCCCGAGGCAGCTATATTGCCGGAATTGGAGAAAGAGCGCATATTGATCTACTTGTTGCGCCACGGTTATATTGATGAAACTTATCAATCCTATATATCGCATTTTTATGAGGGCACCATCACGCGGACCGATATGGAATTTGTATTTAGCGTCAAAAATCATTTACGTTTGCCTGCCGATTATGACTTGGTTAAAATCGATCAATTAATTAAAAAACTACAGCCGAGCGAATTTCGCCAGCGTGAGGTTTTGAACTACCAGTTTGTAGATTTTTTGGCAGAAAACAACCTCACTTACAAGACGGAATTACTAACTGTTGTAAAGCAGCTTAGTGATAAACAGCCCGTTTCATTGAAATTTATTGATGATTACCTGCGCATAGGCAAACTGACCGGCGTATTTTTTAAGGCATTGTGCAAACAGTGGCCGGATATCTGGGATGAACTGAACACGACCTCTAATTTTACTAAAGAAAGACTTGACGACTATCTAAAACTGATCGTGAAGTTCGCTGACACGAGTGACCTTAAGGAATTAAACAAATCCGGACGGTTAAAGAAAAGCATTCAAGACCATAGTCAATTCCTTACGTTGTTCCCCACAATTGAAGATGATGGGCAAATCAAAAAAATGCTGAAAGAACTGTCCATTAAGTTCCGCGACCTAGAGTTTATAGCATCAAGAAAAGAATTGTTCGATCATATTTATCAACAATCTTATTATGAAATCAATGAAACGATGATCCAAACAATCATCAGCCATTATGCAGACCAATCAAAAACGTATGATTTAGTAAAGGCCAATTATTCGGCCATACGCAATTCTGGCTGTGAACTCTTGAACAATTATATCGGGGCTAATATCAATGAGTATCTCGGCATGGTGCTATTCAGTCTGCCGGATAATACGCTGGAAGCTGAACAATTTTATCTGGAATTGCTGAATAATAATGACATAGAGCCCGACGACAAGATCTCGTTAATCGAGAAGATTGAAACTTCAGTTAGCACACTTACCAGTGTGGACCCATCGTTATGGGGTGCCCTATTGGAGCACGTACGTGTCCTGCCTACCTGGAAGAACGTGAGCCTACGTTTTCTGGAAACCAGTTCGCTGGATGGCACCTTGCTGGAATACCTCGACACCCCATCCGTCTACGGCGCACTTGCTAGCAAACGCATGCTTACCATTGGTACTGATGCACCAACTAATGAACAGATAGCTGTCGCCATCCTTACCGAAGACAGGCTGAGTGATTCCGCTTACGCTAAACTTATCGCAGGCATACCATGGACCTGGAACTCATTGAACATGGAAAAAGTGTCCGCCTCCAAAGTCAATATTTTACTTCAGGTGAAGAAGGTCAATATGACGCTGGCTAACTACCAGACCTTAAAAACACACTTTGACGGAAAAAATGTGCATTTAGTAGAGAATGACTTTGTGAATTACAAGAAGCTGAAGGCCCAAATCTCTTTCGACGAAAGCGATTATCGTTTGCTCTATGCTTCGCAGGTATTGACCGGCGCGCAAAAGAAAATGTTGCTTACGGACATGAATGTGGACCTTATTAACAGCAATAGATTAGGAGAACTCATCACCACCGTGGTATATAAGCAAAGAATGCTGCCATTAGCTTATCCTTTGTTAGTTAAACTCATATCATTTAATAACAATACGAAGATCAAAGTAGAACTCTTAAATCAGCATTTGCAATCGATAGATAACGCCCAGTTGACTACGCTGCTAAACGCATTGCATGGAAATTATGCAAAAATCACGGAAAGAGGAAAACAACCCTCGCTGCCCGGTACACCGGAGAACTGGGCGCTGGCTAATTTCTTGGATAGCAGTGATTATGTTTCCAGCATTAAACCGATAAAGGACCATATTGTAATTAATACCTGGAGAAAATGA
- a CDS encoding sce7726 family protein codes for MGKRSQQTVIDYKAVKEVVKCYNTLDYGPKLRELLLMVYPENNFNKCCKLELHRRLNDLILHSYDGEQVLKYELFKEFYNKNVVAAYEIKVKSSRVDFLTINGYTTSFEIKSNLDNLDKLVKQSIDYLSAFELNNLVIHERHLRKCLDMIPANFGIITVDKDQHSFYRKPKFNQHLNPAVQLSLLTKKELLHCFGSANQEDILISNNTTTINDLFKLALKDRYRSRWEFIVEHRKDIMPIDIQFFFNKNIKPAHIYS; via the coding sequence ATGGGAAAACGTAGTCAGCAGACGGTAATTGATTATAAGGCGGTTAAGGAAGTAGTCAAATGTTATAATACATTGGATTACGGTCCGAAGTTACGGGAATTGCTTTTAATGGTCTATCCCGAAAATAATTTTAACAAATGCTGTAAGTTGGAATTGCATCGGAGACTGAACGATTTGATCTTGCATAGCTATGATGGGGAACAAGTGCTCAAGTACGAACTCTTCAAGGAATTTTATAACAAAAACGTGGTTGCGGCTTATGAGATCAAAGTAAAAAGCAGTCGAGTGGATTTTCTGACCATCAACGGATATACAACCAGTTTTGAAATTAAGTCCAACCTTGACAATCTGGATAAGTTGGTTAAGCAATCGATAGACTATTTATCGGCCTTCGAGCTCAATAACCTTGTGATTCATGAGCGCCACCTTAGAAAATGCCTTGACATGATACCCGCAAATTTTGGGATCATCACCGTGGACAAAGACCAGCACAGCTTTTACCGCAAACCGAAGTTCAATCAACACCTTAATCCAGCGGTTCAGTTGTCGCTGCTGACCAAAAAAGAACTGCTCCATTGTTTTGGTTCGGCAAATCAGGAAGATATTTTGATCAGTAATAATACCACGACGATCAACGACCTTTTTAAACTGGCGCTGAAAGATCGATATCGCAGCAGGTGGGAATTCATTGTCGAACACCGTAAAGATATCATGCCGATAGATATCCAGTTTTTCTTTAATAAGAATATCAAACCGGCACACATTTACAGCTAA
- a CDS encoding beta family protein, whose protein sequence is MSIPTYIPVFRLRQEEKKVLTSFEFGPDIFPYVEIFKEFERLPPKPKPGKPKKAREPKHFNEIYIPTLNSIRSEKVFVDLPVHLNQSRNMKKEVLEFLRGVVGQRKIRTEYLLSLNYLRNKIIPVISTYSQLTGEPNSIKLQEADLRVVFPTVAFRTSEKTFTNDMNQISSVAQGDDFLIVDLEDYCLSDKDDMATVQFMIDYLKDFDKCHVVLLRNCIYNSIKNFELEQGERIEVIDNSLMNKYDRMGADCFADYAGIKKDKIEGGGGISPGFIFYDAVQNNFYGYKGSEARELADFENIIVPAVLRSDTAARMQSDELEYLSADNKGWKMIENIWDKIESGKNQAKFKRISMEHYLHCIRTKIQDGYFVL, encoded by the coding sequence ATGAGTATACCAACCTATATACCAGTTTTCAGATTACGCCAGGAAGAGAAGAAAGTACTAACCTCGTTTGAGTTTGGTCCCGATATTTTCCCTTATGTAGAAATTTTCAAGGAATTCGAGCGTTTGCCCCCGAAACCTAAACCCGGAAAGCCCAAGAAGGCCCGTGAACCCAAGCATTTCAACGAAATTTACATCCCAACCTTAAACAGCATTAGAAGCGAGAAAGTTTTTGTAGACCTTCCGGTGCATTTAAACCAGTCCAGGAACATGAAGAAAGAGGTGCTGGAGTTTTTACGCGGTGTGGTAGGTCAGCGAAAGATACGCACAGAATATTTGCTCAGTTTGAATTACCTGCGCAATAAAATCATCCCGGTTATCAGCACCTATTCGCAGTTAACGGGTGAGCCAAATTCAATTAAATTACAGGAGGCTGATCTGCGGGTGGTATTTCCGACAGTTGCATTCAGAACTTCGGAAAAGACCTTTACCAATGACATGAACCAGATTAGCTCCGTAGCCCAAGGGGATGATTTTCTGATCGTTGACTTAGAAGATTATTGTTTGTCAGACAAAGACGATATGGCAACTGTCCAATTCATGATCGATTATTTAAAAGACTTTGACAAATGCCATGTAGTTCTCCTTCGTAATTGCATTTACAATAGTATTAAGAATTTTGAACTGGAACAGGGCGAAAGGATCGAGGTGATTGATAACAGTTTGATGAATAAGTATGACCGCATGGGTGCGGATTGTTTTGCGGATTATGCGGGTATCAAAAAAGACAAGATCGAGGGCGGCGGCGGTATCAGTCCTGGTTTTATCTTTTATGACGCCGTTCAAAATAACTTTTATGGGTATAAAGGTTCGGAAGCGCGTGAACTGGCAGATTTCGAAAACATCATCGTTCCCGCTGTATTGCGGTCAGATACGGCCGCGCGCATGCAAAGCGATGAACTGGAATATCTCTCTGCTGATAACAAAGGCTGGAAAATGATCGAAAATATCTGGGACAAAATAGAAAGCGGTAAAAACCAGGCTAAGTTCAAAAGGATATCCATGGAACATTATCTCCATTGCATCCGGACAAAAATACAGGACGGTTATTTCGTGCTTTAG